The genomic DNA TCACCTGCCACGTCGGCCGGTCTCGCAAACTCAACAGACCGTGATTGACGTAAAACTCGAGAATGAAACGGATCGGAAAGTTGGCGAAGTCGGCGCAGGGACAGGACCAAATCGCCGCTCCCATCGGCAACAGATACTGCTGTGCAAATTCATTCGAGTAGCGATGCTGGGCGAGGAACTGGCCGACCGTCTCGTTTTCGGTGACCGTTTCGAGATGCTGAGGCCCTTCGCGATTGAACCGCAAAATGTCGCGAAGCATCCGCAAGAAGGAGGGCCGCAGCAGATTTCGCCGCTGGGCGAAGACGCCGTTGAGCGAGGTGCCGTTGTATTCCAGACCAGTCCGCTCGCAACAGACACTAAAACTCATCGACGTCGGATCGGTCGGGACGTCCAGATCGCGAAGGATACGTGTGAAGTTGGGGTAGGTGCGGTCGTTGCAGACGATGAACCCGGTGTCGATTTGGTGGCGTTGTCGGCCGGTTTCCGCCGTTCCGACCTCGACCTCTTGCGTGTTGACGTGTCCGCCCAAACGCCAATCGGCTTCGAAAACGACGACGTCGTGGATCGCGGAGAGCATTCGCGCTGCAACAAGTCCCGAGACTCCCGATCCGACGATGGCGATTCGCACACTCAACTCCGCTGAAATTTGCTGGCGTCACGCGATGATGCCGACACCCACTTCTTTGTAGAGCTAACTGCCGGATTGACCAATGAAATTCTTGGTCCCGCCGAGAATCACTTTAGTTTTGTGGTCAATTCAACGCGTGCCGCTATAAAGGATGCGGGGTCGAGAGTCGGCCGGCTCCCCCACTCCGTCAATCCACTTACTGGAAATCGACTTGGGCCGTTCAGAAATCGCTTACATTCCGAACGAAGACTTTGACACGGCGTCCGAACAAGACTTCGCCGAGATCGATGGGCAGTTGTATGCTGACGAAGAGGAGTCCGGACGCAGTCGCCGCGATGCCGAAGCGTTCTTGATGGCGATCGAAGCGTCGCGATTGTTGACGGTCGAAGGCGAACGTTTTTTATTCAAGCGGTTGAACTTCCTGCGGTTCCGAGCCAACGCCTTGCAAGCGTCGCTGGGGCGTGGGCGAGCCGCTAGGCGGAGTCAGCAGGAGATCGATCGGCTGCTATCCGAAGCGAACCAGACACGCGATCAGATCGCTTGTGCGAATCTGCGGTTAGCCGCTTCGATCGTTCGCAAATATTCGAACTCGCAAGACGATTTCGACGAGTTCCTGGCCGAAGCGAATGCGATTTTGCTGAACGCTGTCGACAAGTTTGATTACTCACGAGGTTATCGTTTCAGCACGTACGCGACTCACGCGATCCAACGACATATTTACAGGTTGCTGCAGAAGACGCGGAAGGCTCGCGACCGCCAAACGGCCGACGGCAACGACCAGATCCTGCAGATCGAAGCCTCACCCTATGTCGGCGAAGCGGCTTGCGAAGACGCAGCCAAAGCGATGAAGAAGCTGATCGCTAGTTTTGATCGCGTGCTGGACGATCGCGAACAGGAAATCGTCCGCCGCCGGTTTGGGCTGAATGCATCGGGCAAAGGGGCGTCGATGCGAGCCATCGGCGACGATTTAGGGATCAGTAAAGAACGCGTCCGACAGCTCCTGAACAGTAGTATCGAAAAGCTGGCCAAAATCGCTGAGCCGCTGGAATCCATTCTTCAACAAGACCGTCCATGACATACGCAGACGTTCCTATCGATCGGGATTCCATCAATCCCGCCTACAAACCACGAGGTTGGATGCGGTACGCGCTGCGCGGTGCGGCCGTCTACCATCTCGCCTGGGGTGCGTTGGCGATCATGATGCCCGCGACGATGCTCGGCTGGCTGGGTGCCGACGGCGACGGATTAGCCCTCACCCTCTGGCAATACATCGGCTTGCTTGTCGGGCTGTTTGGAATCGGGTGCGGGATCGCATCGCGAAACCCGACCGGGCACTGGCTGCTGCTGACGATCGGGTTGATGGGAAAGATCTTCACAGCCACAGGATTCGCGCTGGCGTTTTCAACTGGTGCGGTCCCTATGGCGATCGGTTGGACTGTGCTCACCAACGATCTGATATGGATGGTTCCATTGGCGTTGATTCTTTGGGAATCGGCGCACACCGCCCATGCCGTCGATTCGGCTCACAGCGAACCGGAAGCCGACGATCCGATGAACGATCTGCGGACCAACACCGGCAAAAGCTTAAACGAACTGGCCAACGCCAACCCGCAAATGATCGTCTTCCTGCGTCATGCCGGCTGTACGTTTTGCCGTCAGACGCTGGCCGACATCTCGCTGCAACGGGCGTTGATCGAGGAGACCGGATGCCGGTTGTTGTTCGTCCACCTTGGCCCCGAAGACGCTCAAGCGACCGAAGTCTTTCGCCGCTACGACGTCGACGATGTTCCCCGAATCTCCGACCCGAAGTGTCGGTTGTACCGGCAGTTTGGACTGGAGCTCGGTGGCTTTTCGCAGCTGTTTGGCCTGCGAGTCTGGCTGCGTGGCTTGATCTACGGATTTGTCAACGGACATGGGATCGGCGCGATCCAAGGCAACAGCTTTCAGATGCCGGGAGTCTATCTGTACCACTGCGGCATGATCCTTGACGGCATCCGCCACGAACTCGCGTCGGATCGCACCAACTACGTCGACTTCGCCCGCCAGATCGAACAATCGCCCCCCGCAGTCTCCGCATAGAGGCGAAGCAGGTGGGCGGTTTCTCAAGCGATTCACGGAAAAGATTTGCATTGCGTCCTTCCGGCATCCGGGGATGCATCGATGACACGACGGTATCAAATCAACGAATAGTCGCTTGCCTGCGCAGGTCCAACGCACGACAATTGTTAACAGAGGCTTTTCACTGCGATCCCGATCGCCCCGCACAGCGCACACCTGAATCCCCATTCGAAGGAATTTGCATGCTGACTCCCAACTTCAATGCAGTAATTCGCCGTGATGGCCAATGGTGGATCGGCTGGATCGAGGAGATTCCAGGCGTCAATTCACAAGGTGCAACTCGCGATGAGCTGATAGCGAACCTACGCGATGCGCTTGTGGAGGCGATCGAACTGAATCGCGAAGACGCTCGAAGAGCTGCGGGCGAAGCATATGAAGAGGTGGCGATTCAACCGTGAAATGCCTGCTCTTAACAGTGAACGAGATCAAATCGACCGCCCCAATAGTTTGCTCAACTCATTGAAAACGGCTTCGCAACCGGCATCGCCGATGTGCCCCATCTTCTCGCGGATACGGCCTCGGTCGATCGCTCGCAATTGAAACACCAACGCAACGGAAGCCTTGCCCAACCCGCTTTCTGACGATGCGGCAATCGTCGTGGTTCCTGCGAACCGCAACGCTCGAATTGCCGTGCTCAGCGGCACCACCAGCGCTGTAGGTAGACCTCCTGCATATCGATCTTCCTGCATGATGATGGCGGGGCGACGGCCATGTTGTTCCCGACCATTGGCCCGCGGAAAATCGACCCAATGAATGTCGCCGACATTCATTGCTCCTCTGCCTCCCATTTTTCGATCATCGCCCACGCTTCATCGCTAGCTTGATCCCATGCCTGCATCTCGGCACGCAGTTCGGCCGGAATCGATTCCGGCTCGACCACGATCTCGACATGCGTCCCTTCAGCCAACTGCTGGGTTGCTTGCGGAACAATCACGCCATCTTTCACGATCCCAGGAATGCTCGCTCGACTATCTGTGGACATCTTTTCACTCCGATCAGCTCTCTGTTCCGTCTCCGCCGACCAAACTTGAATTACTCAAGCCTGATGATTCCCTACCGGAACCTTTTAACCTAGCATAACTGGACGTCTGCCCTTAAGTCCACAAAGAAATCAGGACTGCGGACGTTGATCGAGATCGGCAAACACTTCGTCGCCGTTTATGCCCAACCCCGCATCCAGTTCAGCAATCCCCTTCTGGATGTCAGATCGCAACTGTTGCCGGCCCATCAACAATCGCACGCCGTCGACAACGGCCTCATTTGCCGAATCGTATTCGCCGGAGGCGACGAGCCCCTCAACAAACTGCATTGCTTCGCGTGGTAGTTCGATGTTCATTCCAAACCTCTGCTGTTGAGACCAGGAGACTGAATGTGGTTTCTCACTAGGTCTCTTTGATTCTACGCCACCGAGATTCGATTTGACAGAATCCGCTTGGTATTACCCATACCTCAAGCCTATTTGTCGACGCGGCCTGGCGGGCGGGCACCGGTGGCAGGGCGTTTGGTCAGCTTGTCCCCCAGGTCGTTGCGAGCGGCTTCGGCGTGCTTCTGCAACATCGCCACGACTTCGGGATGTTGGTCGATCACATTCGTCGTTTCGTTGACGTCGTTGTCGAGGTCAAACAATTCGAGCCCGATCGTTGTGTGCTGATAGTTCGTCGGCAAACCATCGGTTCCTCCCGGCTTGCCAGCAAGCGTTCGGTAGCGATGCGGGAAGTGCAGCTTCCAGCGATCGTTGCGAACCGCATGCAGCTCGCCACCGCTGTAGTAACAGTAAAACGCTTCGTGAGGAGATTCGGCTTCCCCCTCTTTGTCGAACATCAGCGGACCGATGTCCTTACCGTCGATCTTGTGTTTGGGTAACTCAGCACCAATCAAATTTGCGACCGTCGGCAGGATGTCGATCGTCGACGCCAATTGATCACACGTCGTCCCAGCGGGAATTTTTCCTGGCCACTTCATCACCGTCGGCACGCGGTAGCCTCCCTCGAACATCGTTCCCTTCCCTTCGCGGAGGCTCGTCACGCCGGCGTGATCGCCGTACGACAACCAGGGTCCGTTATCGGAGGTGAAGATCACGAGAGTATCGTCCTCGATGCCGTTCTTCTTCAGCGCCGCGTTGATCTGACCAACCGACCAATCGACTTCCATCACGACATCGCCGAACAGCCCACGCTTGCTCTTCCCTTTGAACTTTTCCGAGACGTACAGAGGGACGTGAACCATGCTGTGAGGAACATACAAAAAGAAGGGCTTGTCTTTGTTGCGTTCGATAAACGAAACCGCTCGTTCGGTGTACTGAGTCGTCAGTTGCTCCTGATCCTCGCCGCTGACCTGCGGATTGATCGTTTCGTTCCCTTCGATCAACGGCAGGTGTGGCCAGCGTTTCACACGTTGTTCCATCGGCAGATGCAACACGTTGGGATGGTAGGGCCACATGTCGTTGCTGTAGGGCAAACCGAAGTACTCGTCGAAGCCGTGCTGCAGCGGCAGGAAGGGTTTCAAGTGTCCCAGATGCCACTTGCCATAGATCGCTGTCGCGTAGTCTTTCTGTTTACAGAGTTCGGCGATCGTCATCTCATCGGGATTCAGTCCCACCTTGGACGCTGGCCCAAACGCGCCACTGATCCCAAGCCGGCGGTTGTAACATCCGGTCATCAGCGCAGCTCGCGACGCCGAACAGACGGCCGACGAGACGACAAAATCGGTAAACCG from Rosistilla oblonga includes the following:
- a CDS encoding sulfatase; the encoded protein is MLSSHPPIQSSGIHRRPRAIRTWTPAIAAPLSLLICLLVGGSASQRAAAAERLPNVVVIFIDDMGYEDIGPFGAEGIETPNLDEMAQQGRRFTDFVVSSAVCSASRAALMTGCYNRRLGISGAFGPASKVGLNPDEMTIAELCKQKDYATAIYGKWHLGHLKPFLPLQHGFDEYFGLPYSNDMWPYHPNVLHLPMEQRVKRWPHLPLIEGNETINPQVSGEDQEQLTTQYTERAVSFIERNKDKPFFLYVPHSMVHVPLYVSEKFKGKSKRGLFGDVVMEVDWSVGQINAALKKNGIEDDTLVIFTSDNGPWLSYGDHAGVTSLREGKGTMFEGGYRVPTVMKWPGKIPAGTTCDQLASTIDILPTVANLIGAELPKHKIDGKDIGPLMFDKEGEAESPHEAFYCYYSGGELHAVRNDRWKLHFPHRYRTLAGKPGGTDGLPTNYQHTTIGLELFDLDNDVNETTNVIDQHPEVVAMLQKHAEAARNDLGDKLTKRPATGARPPGRVDK
- a CDS encoding type II toxin-antitoxin system PemK/MazF family toxin; this encodes MNVGDIHWVDFPRANGREQHGRRPAIIMQEDRYAGGLPTALVVPLSTAIRALRFAGTTTIAASSESGLGKASVALVFQLRAIDRGRIREKMGHIGDAGCEAVFNELSKLLGRSI
- a CDS encoding sigma-70 family RNA polymerase sigma factor, encoding MGRSEIAYIPNEDFDTASEQDFAEIDGQLYADEEESGRSRRDAEAFLMAIEASRLLTVEGERFLFKRLNFLRFRANALQASLGRGRAARRSQQEIDRLLSEANQTRDQIACANLRLAASIVRKYSNSQDDFDEFLAEANAILLNAVDKFDYSRGYRFSTYATHAIQRHIYRLLQKTRKARDRQTADGNDQILQIEASPYVGEAACEDAAKAMKKLIASFDRVLDDREQEIVRRRFGLNASGKGASMRAIGDDLGISKERVRQLLNSSIEKLAKIAEPLESILQQDRP
- a CDS encoding ribbon-helix-helix domain-containing protein; translated protein: MNIELPREAMQFVEGLVASGEYDSANEAVVDGVRLLMGRQQLRSDIQKGIAELDAGLGINGDEVFADLDQRPQS
- a CDS encoding redoxin domain-containing protein is translated as MTYADVPIDRDSINPAYKPRGWMRYALRGAAVYHLAWGALAIMMPATMLGWLGADGDGLALTLWQYIGLLVGLFGIGCGIASRNPTGHWLLLTIGLMGKIFTATGFALAFSTGAVPMAIGWTVLTNDLIWMVPLALILWESAHTAHAVDSAHSEPEADDPMNDLRTNTGKSLNELANANPQMIVFLRHAGCTFCRQTLADISLQRALIEETGCRLLFVHLGPEDAQATEVFRRYDVDDVPRISDPKCRLYRQFGLELGGFSQLFGLRVWLRGLIYGFVNGHGIGAIQGNSFQMPGVYLYHCGMILDGIRHELASDRTNYVDFARQIEQSPPAVSA
- a CDS encoding type II toxin-antitoxin system HicB family antitoxin, producing MLTPNFNAVIRRDGQWWIGWIEEIPGVNSQGATRDELIANLRDALVEAIELNREDARRAAGEAYEEVAIQP